A window of the Fuscovulum sp. genome harbors these coding sequences:
- a CDS encoding PAS domain S-box protein, with protein MLNELVRTPLADLDKAVSQAIGQLCTHVGAGWGSLFRLDGAYLTATHAYAAPGLPSLSCPPAYMLGAGRAVLEQNQPLLIADLAVLPADSPLRAQAWAKSILALPINGDATLIGVLAFAFPEPLQGLEPVLLDRMKAAAEVLETVIARREVERAHLNTARRLEATLAALPDLLFEVTADGHFAEFAAGPPQLMAAPPENLRGRHFGTLLPPDVTRVVQRALDTALEKGRVEGVRYRLDLPDGPHWFELTGALKPADGPGQRSNVIFLVRDVTADTRMRDELVQLGKIVETMSNLVCITDLDENIVWCNAAFEKQTKWRLDEIRGKYLGDVVRVAGEDRSNASAVAEAIRRRQPYTGQTVNQDRDGNRYWIDFNVIPLHDSAGELAGFATIETVVTQIKAQEAAMAQLAESATEARERLKNAVFALPDGVMILDENERLVIANPAYFNMFPQLVPHVQPGVKLGAILAKGVELGLYGPDDPSISAEEWVENRLRTFRKPSAADEVKHPSGRWVRRIHTRTSDGGIVAVGIDVTARRNQIEALDAANRELSAALAERDRAERHLRGIMEGADVGIWEWNMKSNTLHVGGKWAEMLGRDADAPADFAFSDFLELVHPDDLTKLPDPKQQYADVGDGFSQLEFRMRHDDGHYIWILSRSRVTEWGPNGEPMVMAGVHLDLSERKRLERQLQAGRAYLSEVMDTSIAALTVMNERGEITYANQEAERILRLERSLLRGLRYNDPSWKLQCVDGNPLREEELPFRQALAKGGIVRDIRFAVHLSDGQRRVLSANAVPLTQADGEQHVVVSFSDITDELASTARLEEARAKAEEMSRAKSIFLANMSHEIRTPLNGVLGMAEILHGLVKTPEKLRMVSTIRQSGETLLTVLNSILDMSKIEAGKMELEVVPIVLSELLTQVEALHRVKAEEKGLDLQVLLSAGADLPRMGDPHRLTQVLNNLLSNAIKFTESGRIRLKLSCRPGKPVTIDISDTGVGMTESQLSRVFESFEQADGSMTRRFGGTGLGLSIVRQLVLLMGGMITMQSNPGIGTDVRVIIPLPEADPSLLAPPEPEVDLDVSSLAGRKLLIADDNLTNRLVLSEMLAQTGVILTMVENGQEAIDAWERARTDAVPFDLLLLDITMPVLDGTRALATIRDRESDLQLGPVPAVAVTANAMPHQVADYIMGGFDTHLAKPFKRKELLHALKMLLRG; from the coding sequence ATGCTCAACGAGCTTGTGCGGACACCACTCGCCGATCTGGACAAGGCGGTGTCGCAGGCCATTGGCCAGCTTTGCACGCATGTCGGTGCCGGCTGGGGGTCTTTGTTTCGTCTTGATGGCGCGTATCTGACGGCGACACATGCCTATGCCGCACCCGGGTTGCCATCTTTGTCCTGCCCGCCGGCCTATATGCTTGGCGCTGGGCGGGCCGTGCTGGAGCAGAACCAGCCGCTTTTGATTGCCGATCTTGCTGTCCTACCCGCGGATTCGCCCCTTCGCGCGCAAGCTTGGGCAAAGTCGATCCTTGCGCTGCCCATCAACGGGGATGCCACCCTGATCGGCGTGCTGGCCTTTGCCTTCCCCGAACCGCTGCAGGGTCTTGAACCTGTTCTGCTTGACCGGATGAAAGCCGCCGCCGAGGTTCTGGAAACCGTCATTGCACGGCGTGAGGTGGAACGCGCGCATCTAAACACCGCCCGGCGGCTTGAGGCGACGCTCGCCGCGCTGCCCGACCTGTTGTTCGAAGTGACGGCTGATGGTCACTTTGCAGAATTCGCCGCCGGCCCGCCCCAGTTGATGGCCGCCCCCCCGGAAAACCTTCGCGGGCGCCATTTCGGGACCTTGCTGCCCCCCGATGTCACCCGCGTTGTGCAGCGTGCGCTGGACACGGCGCTGGAAAAGGGCCGGGTTGAAGGTGTGCGCTATCGGCTGGATCTTCCGGACGGGCCGCATTGGTTTGAACTGACCGGCGCGCTGAAACCGGCGGATGGGCCAGGCCAACGGTCGAATGTCATCTTCCTTGTGCGCGACGTGACCGCCGACACGCGGATGCGCGATGAGTTGGTCCAGCTGGGCAAGATCGTCGAGACGATGTCGAACCTCGTCTGCATCACCGATCTGGATGAAAACATCGTCTGGTGCAACGCGGCCTTTGAAAAGCAGACAAAGTGGCGGCTGGACGAGATTCGCGGAAAATATCTGGGTGATGTCGTCCGCGTCGCGGGCGAAGACCGCAGCAATGCCTCTGCCGTTGCCGAGGCGATCCGTCGGCGCCAGCCGTATACGGGCCAGACCGTCAATCAGGACCGGGACGGAAATCGCTACTGGATCGATTTCAACGTGATCCCGCTGCATGATTCTGCGGGTGAACTGGCAGGATTTGCCACGATCGAAACAGTGGTAACCCAGATCAAGGCGCAAGAGGCTGCCATGGCTCAGCTGGCCGAAAGCGCGACAGAAGCGCGCGAGCGGCTGAAGAATGCGGTGTTTGCCCTTCCTGATGGCGTGATGATCCTGGACGAAAATGAGCGTCTGGTGATCGCTAACCCGGCCTATTTCAACATGTTCCCCCAGCTTGTTCCCCATGTGCAGCCGGGCGTGAAGCTGGGTGCCATCCTTGCCAAGGGCGTGGAACTGGGCCTGTACGGGCCCGATGACCCATCGATCAGCGCGGAGGAATGGGTTGAGAACCGCCTTCGAACCTTCCGCAAGCCAAGTGCCGCGGATGAGGTGAAGCATCCGTCGGGGCGTTGGGTGCGGCGCATCCACACGCGCACGTCGGATGGGGGTATCGTGGCGGTGGGCATCGACGTCACCGCGCGGCGTAACCAGATCGAGGCGCTGGACGCGGCAAACCGCGAGCTTTCCGCAGCGCTGGCCGAACGTGACCGCGCCGAGCGTCATCTGCGCGGCATCATGGAAGGGGCGGATGTCGGCATCTGGGAATGGAACATGAAATCCAACACCCTGCATGTCGGTGGCAAATGGGCCGAGATGCTGGGCAGGGATGCAGACGCGCCCGCCGATTTCGCGTTTTCCGATTTTCTGGAACTTGTGCATCCCGACGATCTGACAAAGCTGCCCGATCCCAAGCAGCAATATGCCGATGTCGGCGATGGATTCAGCCAGCTTGAATTCCGGATGCGGCATGATGATGGCCATTACATCTGGATCCTGTCGCGGTCGCGCGTCACCGAATGGGGGCCGAATGGCGAACCCATGGTGATGGCGGGCGTGCATCTTGACCTTTCGGAACGCAAGCGGCTGGAACGCCAGTTGCAAGCAGGCCGTGCCTATTTGTCAGAAGTGATGGATACCTCCATCGCTGCGCTGACGGTGATGAACGAACGCGGCGAGATCACCTATGCCAACCAAGAGGCCGAACGCATCCTGCGGCTGGAACGGTCGCTTTTGCGTGGACTGCGCTACAACGACCCAAGCTGGAAGCTGCAATGCGTGGATGGGAATCCGCTGCGCGAAGAGGAACTGCCCTTCCGACAGGCTTTGGCCAAAGGCGGCATCGTGCGCGACATCCGCTTTGCCGTGCATTTGAGCGACGGCCAGCGCCGCGTGCTTTCGGCCAATGCCGTGCCGCTGACCCAGGCTGATGGCGAACAGCATGTCGTGGTGTCCTTCTCTGACATCACCGATGAACTGGCCTCGACCGCGCGGCTGGAAGAGGCGCGCGCCAAAGCCGAAGAGATGAGCCGGGCAAAATCCATCTTCCTTGCCAACATGAGCCATGAGATCCGCACCCCCCTGAACGGCGTGTTGGGGATGGCGGAAATCCTGCACGGCCTGGTGAAGACACCAGAAAAGCTTCGCATGGTCTCTACGATCCGCCAGTCGGGCGAAACCTTGCTGACGGTGCTGAACTCGATCCTCGACATGTCAAAGATCGAAGCCGGCAAAATGGAACTTGAGGTGGTGCCGATCGTGCTGTCAGAGCTGCTGACCCAGGTCGAAGCGTTGCACCGCGTGAAGGCCGAAGAAAAGGGTCTGGACCTGCAGGTTCTGCTTAGCGCGGGGGCCGACCTTCCCCGCATGGGAGACCCGCACAGGTTGACTCAGGTTTTGAACAACCTGCTGAGCAATGCGATCAAGTTTACCGAATCCGGGCGCATCCGGCTGAAGCTGTCCTGCCGCCCCGGCAAGCCGGTGACGATCGATATCAGTGATACCGGCGTCGGCATGACCGAGTCGCAACTGTCGCGCGTGTTCGAAAGTTTCGAACAGGCTGACGGGTCGATGACGCGGCGTTTTGGCGGCACCGGGCTGGGCCTTTCCATCGTGCGGCAACTGGTGCTGCTGATGGGCGGCATGATCACGATGCAAAGCAATCCCGGCATCGGCACGGATGTGCGCGTCATCATCCCCCTGCCCGAAGCCGACCCCAGCCTGTTGGCACCGCCCGAACCTGAGGTGGATCTGGACGTGTCTTCGCTGGCCGGGCGCAAGCTGCTGATCGCCGACGACAACCTGACAAACCGCCTTGTTCTGTCGGAAATGCTGGCCCAGACCGGCGTGATCCTGACGATGGTCGAAAACGGGCAAGAGGCGATTGACGCATGGGAACGCGCCCGGACGGACGCTGTTCCGTTTGATCTTTTGCTGCTGGATATCACCATGCCGGTTCTGGATGGAACGCGTGCGCTGGCCACAATCCGCGACCGCGAATCAGACCTGCAACTTGGCCCTGTTCCGGCTGTCGCGGTTACAGCCAATGCCATGCCCCATCAGGTTGCCGATTACATCATGGGGGGCTTTGACACACATCTCGCCAAGCCCTTCAAGAGAAAGGAACTGCTTCACGCGCTCAAAATGCTGCTGCGGGGATAA
- a CDS encoding cation-translocating P-type ATPase: MAFALFDAFIAPLPPTVAQGALWVVYLAGGLPAAISALRELWKDRILDIDLLMVVAALAAASVGAALEGAVLLTLFSLSSTLEHRAMGKARRAVEALMALRPESAILRHPDGRTEEVAVATLVPGDVVILRPGARVPVDGTLIEGDGAVDESSITGESVPVHKTPGARLSEATVNLNAVLALRVERGVAESTVARMITLVTAAQAMKAPSERFSEWFGQRYTVAVLVGSTLLFLLFIRLGWPIDTALYRAATILVAASPCAVVISVPAAILSALSAAARGGVLFKGGAALETLADVRTFAFDKTGTLTMGKAEVTRVLPLQGDEDALLALAAGIESQSEHPIAAAIRRAAEARGLLVQPPRDVTSSPSEGIVGTDDGGQVWAGNPRMAARMGADIAQGALAEMQDGAETVVYLGRGPQLLGAITVADQARETSRAGLEALQKAGISRILMMTGDRRPVALAIGTKLGFQPQDIHADLLPGDKVKLVDALAKEGRVAFVGDGVNDAAALARADVGIAMGAAGSEVALQAAEVALLSDNMERLAAAHRLARRTARIIRQNLFFALGAMLVLVIGGAFFNLPLPLAVVGHEGGTLLVVLNGLRLLFDPIRSDRRA, encoded by the coding sequence ATGGCATTCGCGCTTTTCGATGCATTCATCGCGCCGTTGCCGCCCACTGTCGCGCAGGGAGCGCTGTGGGTTGTGTATCTGGCAGGCGGATTGCCGGCGGCGATTTCGGCGCTGCGCGAACTTTGGAAAGACCGCATCCTCGATATTGATCTTCTGATGGTTGTGGCGGCCCTTGCTGCGGCCTCGGTCGGTGCGGCGCTGGAAGGGGCGGTGCTGCTGACGCTCTTTTCGCTTTCCTCCACGCTGGAACATCGCGCGATGGGCAAGGCGCGCCGCGCGGTTGAGGCGCTGATGGCGCTGCGCCCGGAAAGTGCCATCCTGCGCCACCCGGATGGTCGCACCGAAGAGGTGGCCGTTGCAACGCTGGTTCCCGGCGATGTGGTGATCCTGCGTCCCGGCGCACGGGTGCCGGTCGATGGCACGCTGATCGAAGGTGACGGCGCCGTGGATGAATCGTCGATCACCGGCGAATCCGTTCCGGTTCACAAGACCCCGGGTGCAAGGCTCAGCGAGGCAACGGTCAACCTGAATGCCGTTCTTGCGCTGCGCGTCGAACGTGGCGTGGCTGAATCGACCGTCGCCCGGATGATCACGCTGGTCACTGCGGCGCAGGCGATGAAGGCCCCGTCCGAGCGGTTTTCCGAATGGTTCGGCCAGCGCTATACCGTGGCGGTTCTGGTTGGATCGACGTTGCTTTTCCTGCTGTTCATCCGGCTTGGCTGGCCCATCGACACGGCGCTTTATCGCGCGGCGACGATCCTTGTCGCGGCCAGCCCCTGCGCAGTGGTGATTTCCGTTCCTGCGGCGATCCTGTCCGCCCTTTCCGCCGCCGCACGGGGTGGTGTGCTGTTCAAGGGTGGGGCGGCGCTGGAAACCCTTGCTGATGTGCGCACCTTTGCCTTTGACAAGACCGGCACCCTGACCATGGGCAAGGCCGAGGTGACCCGCGTCCTTCCGTTGCAGGGGGATGAAGATGCCCTTCTTGCCCTTGCTGCGGGAATCGAGTCGCAGTCCGAACACCCCATTGCCGCCGCCATCCGCCGTGCGGCCGAGGCGCGCGGTCTCTTGGTGCAGCCGCCCCGCGATGTGACCTCCAGCCCCAGCGAAGGCATTGTCGGCACCGATGACGGCGGTCAGGTCTGGGCAGGGAATCCCCGCATGGCCGCGCGGATGGGCGCGGATATCGCACAGGGCGCCTTGGCCGAAATGCAGGACGGGGCCGAAACCGTGGTCTATCTCGGGCGCGGACCGCAGCTTTTGGGCGCGATCACCGTAGCAGATCAGGCGCGCGAAACATCCCGCGCCGGGCTGGAGGCGCTGCAGAAGGCGGGGATTTCCCGCATACTTATGATGACAGGCGACCGCCGCCCGGTTGCGCTCGCCATTGGCACGAAGCTGGGGTTCCAGCCGCAGGATATCCACGCCGACCTGTTGCCCGGCGACAAGGTCAAACTGGTAGATGCCTTGGCCAAGGAGGGACGCGTCGCCTTTGTAGGCGATGGCGTGAATGATGCGGCCGCCTTGGCGCGGGCCGATGTGGGCATCGCGATGGGTGCCGCAGGAAGCGAGGTCGCGCTTCAGGCCGCCGAAGTGGCCCTGCTGTCGGACAATATGGAACGGCTGGCTGCCGCGCATCGGCTTGCACGGCGCACGGCGCGGATCATCCGGCAGAACCTGTTCTTCGCGCTGGGGGCGATGCTGGTTCTGGTGATTGGCGGTGCCTTTTTCAACCTGCCGCTGCCGCTGGCCGTTGTCGGGCATGAAGGTGGCACCCTGCTGGTCGTCCTGAACGGGCTGCGCCTGCTGTTTGACCCCATCCGAAGCGACCGCCGCGCCTGA
- a CDS encoding transglutaminase-like cysteine peptidase — protein MKDDRVCHKNRLARRLGIAWLALVTGLSATTPALSIDARRPDAGLIPIRAAASAPSGAAHLCATYDWACARTGQRIVIGESALEAIRAINLRANRSIRSISDMQQYRVAERWALPTARGGDCEDYAIYKKAALIKAGFPPDQLLIATVLDRKRQSHAVLVVRTGTQDLVLDNLSNRIVTWDKTGYTFLRLQDPRDPSRWVSVMAGGIMPTS, from the coding sequence ATGAAAGACGACAGAGTCTGCCACAAGAACAGGCTTGCGCGCCGCCTTGGCATCGCATGGCTCGCGCTTGTCACTGGTCTCAGCGCGACGACGCCCGCGCTGTCGATCGACGCGCGCCGCCCGGATGCGGGCCTTATTCCGATCAGGGCCGCTGCCAGCGCCCCGTCGGGGGCCGCGCATCTTTGTGCCACCTATGATTGGGCCTGCGCCCGCACGGGGCAAAGGATCGTGATCGGGGAAAGTGCGCTGGAAGCCATCCGCGCGATCAATCTGCGCGCCAATCGGTCGATCCGGTCGATCAGCGACATGCAGCAATATCGCGTGGCGGAACGCTGGGCCCTTCCCACGGCGCGGGGTGGCGATTGCGAAGACTACGCGATCTACAAGAAGGCCGCGCTGATCAAGGCCGGTTTTCCGCCGGATCAGCTGCTGATCGCAACCGTTCTGGACCGCAAGCGCCAATCCCATGCGGTTCTGGTGGTGCGCACTGGGACGCAGGATCTGGTTCTGGATAACCTGTCGAACCGTATCGTCACATGGGACAAGACCGGCTACACCTTCCTGCGTCTGCAAGACCCGCGCGATCCGTCGCGCTGGGTGTCGGTCATGGCCGGCGGGATCATGCCCACCAGCTGA